The region CAACGATTCGGGGTGATGATTTTTTTCTGGTGTTTTGTTTTGGACTGAACTCATGCTCTGCCGCAGGAACTCCGCGAATTGCGCGGCGAGTTCCGCGGGGAAGGGAGATGGATTTGGGGATTCGGTGGTGTTGTGAGATGTTTCTGTATCGGAGGATTCTGACATGTTTGCTGCTGTGTTGcagattggaaaaaaaaaagaggtcGAGAAAGGTATGTTATGGgcgatgatgaaatttttctgagccCGAACCTGCTCGTGATACCATATTGTAAGTAAAGAAGAGAGAATTGAGTTTAATCGATTGTGTTATTGATATGTTGATACCTCCCCCTTAATATAGGGTTTGTTACAATGTAAATTAGGTAGAGAATAACTCTATTTCTAGGAGGTTATTTACTCTATCAATTACAATGTTTTCCTATAATATCTTCTCACATATTTGGTAAGTCTTGGGCAAGGAGGTAGGGTTGACACCAACAACGATGTTGAAACATTTCTTCCGCGAACATCCACTAAAATATATTGAGTCGAGTGCTGATGGAGGTCGTGTCTGCTCGGCCTGCAAACTTGCTATAATGCCAAGAAATTTCTTCTATCAGTGCAAGCTTTGCGGATTCTCCCTTCACAAGGTCTGCTACAGCATGCCTAAAAAGGTCATGCACCCTGCTGATCCGAATCACTGGCTCAAGCTCTCAATCCCGTCTACTGTCCTAGAAAAAACAGACGAGTGTGAAGCGTGTGGGAGGCACATTGCAGGATTTTACTATAGCTGCGCCGAATGTCCCCTTTACTATCACATGCTGTGTGTGGCAATGCCTCTCTCAGTCAAAATCATGTCGTTCGTCCCATCCTCACGTGCTTAAGCTAGAGTTCAGACCTCTCTATGATTTCAAGTGTGATGTGTGTGACAGGCCTAGATACAATGGATGGCATTACCATTGTAGATTGTGTGAGTTCGATGCGCATGTTTCATGTGCTGTTAAAGGGGCTCAGCCACTATTGAAGGATGACGGAACGAATGGGTCAAAATTCCACCAACATGAACTGATGGAGCTGCTCTCGGAGCAGATGAAGCATGTTGAGGTGAAGAATGCGAACAATCTTGATCGTGATCATCATCTTCAGTCTCTCGATCAGTTGAGTGCAATTTCTGAAGTTTTCACTTTGCCAAGTTGTCAGTTCAGTGATGCTTGTTTCTCCCTTGATGTATCAAAGCCTATTCCTATTGAGAGAAACAGAATTGAATGGAGTGAGTGTGATTCTAAGCAAAATAAGGAAAAGCTTCAACTTCTCAGAGGGAGGTGACTCTAGCGCCCTCCACGGGCATCTGCACTCCTGTATGGAATGAAATGGAACGAGAAAATGAAAACAGAAACGCGAATGCAGCTAATAACATAATGCTGTTTAAGGATTAGGCTACAGAAACAGAAACTGTAAGAACTTCTCTACCTTCTTTTTTGCCTACAATATTTGGATTTGTGTATGTAGAAGGCTGATCTTTCGAGTTTTTTAGGTGAATCTGAGTCGTCCATTTTGGTCGAAACTTCTCACGTGTTTCTGATGCATTCAAAGGCTGGAAGATGCTGCAGTCTTGACAGATCCGGGATATGAAACTGAAATAAGGAAAGAGTCTTTTAGTCCACAAACAGTAGGAAAAACTTTGTAATTTGAATCCTAATCTATTTTATATAAAACCTACTTTATAATGTAAGTTTGTGTTTTATGTATCGAGAAAATTTCTGCATGAGAAGTAAACGATTTCTTTTGCACACTGAACTAACAGAATACAGAGGTCTCGAACCATGATTCATTGAAGGCATAGCTCGGATCATCAGGCCTACAGTTTTGAATTTAATAGTCttgttgtttattttattttgtattattaaatcCTCTGTTGTTAGATAAGATCAACTAACTCTCGATTCATCACATTGAATCCTCAgatttgtttggacattgacaGAAATTATATCATAGGCAAATGAGACAAACAAGTAATTTTCTTTGGCCAGCTGAGCTGATGTGAGGATCAGAGGTGAGGCCAAGTCTGCAGACCAGCTTTACGCGTTTTTCACTCTGTCCCATTCATGATATGAGTCCATATTCTGTCAGTCCGGCCTTGATATAAGTTCGACAAAACGTTGTGTATGTCCATTTTTTATACCAAGAATACAAGAGATGGACATAATTGAAGCACAGCCAGAATTTAACCATTTCAGCCACCAACACTCTCTCAAACTGGTTTCTTCTCAGAATTCAAACACAGAAAAAATCTCATGTGCTGCGTGTTTGAAGGAAGCCGAGGGATGGAGTTACATCTGCCAAACCTGCAACTACTGTCTCCACAAAGCTTGCTCGAAACTGCCACAGAAACTATATCATGGTTCTGACAGAAAGCATGCGCTGATTCTGCTTGCGTCGCCTGCCTATGAAGATGGAAAGTTCATGTGCAACGCGTGTGGCACCTCTGGTGCTGCCTTCTGCTATCACTGTGATAAATGTCAGCTTGACCTACACCCCGTCTGCGCCTTTATGTATCCATCCTTGCTGTCTAAGGCTCATGACCACGCCCTCCATCTCTGCTATGAACCTCCTTACGAGAACAAAGTTTTCAGCTGCGATATTTGTGAAAGGCCGGGTTCAGATCATTGGCTCTACCGCTGTGGAGAGTGTGAATTTGATGTTCATTTGAAATGTGCAAAAGACACTCAAGACCATGCTTCTATGTAAAATTATCATAAGACCAAAATAAGCTTGAATTCCTGATGTTCTCATATTTTTAAGCCTTCATAACTTTGATGTTTTCCTGTACTCTTGTTAAAGCAATTTTCCAATTTAATCAGTCGCCTATTATCAACTTATGTTCAACAAGCACATCGAGTCAGTGACATATAAGAGCATTATCAGTAAGCGAAGAGAGTGAAAGTTGATGTTCATTTGAAATGTACAAAAGCCACTATTAATCCTCAAGTTGGATCAATATATTACTCTATTAAAGATGATAATATACTGCAAAACAAGTTTCTCTGAATCAAACTAAGCCTTCATAAGTTATGCAAATGATCTTCTCAAGAAAATTGACACCCTAGTTTGCTATTggatactccctccttcccataaagattgtcccatttttccatatccattcgtcccacaaaatttgtctcatttcactttttaccattttcggtagtggacctcatattccactaactcattcatactcacattttattataagactaatactatataaaagtatgatccatattccactaactctttcaactcacttttcattacatttcttaaaactcgtgtccggtcaaagtgagacaatctttgtgggacggagggagagtATAAGTTATGATTGTCTTCTTAGAAAACTTTATGAGGAGAATTGCCCATTGAGAAGATGTTTGATGTCACTTCTCAAAGACGGACTTCCACACTCCTTTGTAGTAGGAAGATATCAATTCATGGTTACAGATACATCAAGATTCGGCCACGAAACCATTAATTAAACTCATGGAGTAATAATATTGTGTAAGAGCTCAACGTCTCATGCACGGTACCAACAATGAAAACGATGAGTGACAGCCATATGATGTATATGTATCCAAAAACAAACTTTTAAATCTCACAAGATCACATCAATGTCTCTTTCGATCATTGAAAACTCAGCCCCCTAAAATGTTGTTTAAAGAAAGATCCATCTGCAAACGACGTACTTTCTTGGCTGACTTTGAGGTTGCCTTGGAAACATGTTCACATTCCATTAGTAAATCCCAAACTTGGGCTTAATATAAGTGGATCAACAGCAGCAGCATCATTTGCAACAAGAAGAAAATGGGCAAGATTGAGGCTGAACCTCATATCACTCACTTCAGCCACCCTCATCCATTAAACCTCAAATCCATCAACATCTCCGATCCAAACACAACCAAATGCTCGGCCTGCCAGAAACCGGCCACGGGCCTCGTCTACAGATGCGACTCCTGCAGCTACACCCTTCACAATATCTGCTCCGAGATGCCCGAGAAACTCAACCACAAGGCTGACAAGAAGCACAGCCTGACCCTGCTCCCGGCCCCCGCCTACTCAACGGGATCCTTCCACTGCAACGCGTGTGGCGTGGCTGGCACGAGCTTCTGCTATCACTGCGGAGAGTGCGAGCTCGACTTACATCCAGCGTGCGCTTTCACGCGCTCCTCGGTCAAGGGAGGGGCCCATCACCACCCGCTCCAGCTCTGCTTCGAGCCTCCCTATCCAGACAAGGCCTTCGTCTGCGACGTCTGCGGCGGATCCGGGTCGAACCACTGGCTCTACCGGTGCGAGGAGTGTGGGTTCGACGCGCACCTCAAGTGTGGGAGAGCGGATAAGGTGCGACAGCCTAAGAAGGATCATGAAAGGCCACAGCAGTATTCTAGTTCGAGAAGTGTGAGCAGCCAACAAGGCGTTGCTGCTGTTGCAAGTCCAGCAGCGATGTATGATCAGCAGTACCATCAGCTGCAGAGATATAATACAGCGCCGCCGGTGGTATATTACGTGCAGCAGCCGACGAGGAGGAACGAGACCGTGCGCAACGTTGTAAATAGTGTGATTGAAGGTTTAATTGAAGGAGCGGCTAATCAATTAGGGCAGGCTTTGATACAAGGTGCAATGGGTAATTGATTAGTCTATTTCTCTTCACGTCCGTTGTTTTTGGCACCGTTTTGCATGTTTGTTTGTTACAGGCTGCTTTTGTATGATTTCGAATCAAACACCaacctttccttttttttatttttaatgatatgtttatatttttgttatcaTGTGAACTTCATTAGCATAAGAATTTAATTCGT is a window of Salvia splendens isolate huo1 chromosome 3, SspV2, whole genome shotgun sequence DNA encoding:
- the LOC121795541 gene encoding diacylglycerol kinase theta-like → MGKIEAEPHITHFSHPHPLNLKSINISDPNTTKCSACQKPATGLVYRCDSCSYTLHNICSEMPEKLNHKADKKHSLTLLPAPAYSTGSFHCNACGVAGTSFCYHCGECELDLHPACAFTRSSVKGGAHHHPLQLCFEPPYPDKAFVCDVCGGSGSNHWLYRCEECGFDAHLKCGRADKVRQPKKDHERPQQYSSSRSVSSQQGVAAVASPAAMYDQQYHQLQRYNTAPPVVYYVQQPTRRNETVRNVVNSVIEGLIEGAANQLGQALIQGAMGN
- the LOC121795540 gene encoding uncharacterized protein LOC121795540, producing the protein MDIIEAQPEFNHFSHQHSLKLVSSQNSNTEKISCAACLKEAEGWSYICQTCNYCLHKACSKLPQKLYHGSDRKHALILLASPAYEDGKFMCNACGTSGAAFCYHCDKCQLDLHPVCAFMYPSLLSKAHDHALHLCYEPPYENKVFSCDICERPGSDHWLYRCGECEFDVHLKCAKDTQDHASM